In Ptychodera flava strain L36383 chromosome 17, AS_Pfla_20210202, whole genome shotgun sequence, one genomic interval encodes:
- the LOC139115861 gene encoding uncharacterized protein, with protein sequence MADSADALVGHGQAIEPTADGSTNENDRQGKSVTFHDVEGETTSAGEDGGTSSPGDEPPSVGNDDTPSDSRSDSTEAQRPHSTIEMTMDLTEEQEDDGHRPSSGEVDVSSSEDKDDSDLERTVINMLENIGNSDKENEPDMSEEEFPAPPSEAEIAAMPSDETAAVTVPTGYSDDHDGGAKPEAGHQKVEKADFGGQVVRGVDISDLPQDARPGLRYEPMHEPGKVKRFVKPTYQSMIDHGKPGPQKREHRELLPLGGVLHSGQRFDSGEYKTAKLKPWAARQKASTRAAWAIGVMSVLVMLAIIFGFMYYSLDKKTVVM encoded by the exons ATGGCTGACAGCGCTGACGCTCTGGTGGGCCACGGCCAGGCCATCGAACCGACGGCAGACGGCAGCACGAACGAAAATGACCGACAAGGGAAGTCGGTCACGTTTCATGACGTTGAAGGTGAAACCACGTCGGCGGGAGAAGACGGAGGAACGTCCTCCCCAGGAGATGAGCCTCCGTCGGTGGGAAACGATGACACGCCTTCAGATAGTCGATCCGATTCGACTGAAGCGCAGAGACCACATTCTACGATCGAAATGACCATGGACCTGACCGAGGAGCAGGAAGACGACGGCCACCGACCAAGCTCAGGGGAGGTCGATGTCAGTAGCAGCGAGGACAAGGACGACAGTGACCTTGAACGAACGGTGATTAACATGCTGGAAAACATCGGTAACAGCGACAAAGAAAACGAACCAGACATGAGCGAGGAAGAATTTCCAGCCCCACCCTCGGAGGCAGAGATCGCCGCGATGCCGTCGGATGAAACTGCCGCTGTAACGGTACCGACAGGCTATTCTGATGATCACGATGGTGGGGCTAAACCTGAAGCAGGACACCAAAAAGTGGAAAAAGCTGATTTCGGTGGACAGGTAGTCAGGGGAGTTGACATAAGTGATTTACCACAGGACGCTCGACCTGGGTTGCGATACGAGCCCATGCATGAACCAGGAAAAGTGAAG CGCTTCGTAAAGCCAACCTATCAGAGCATGATAGACCACGGCAAACCCGGCCCTCAAAAACGAGAGCATCGGGAATTACTCCCCCTAGGAGGCGTTCTTCACAGCGGGCAGAGGTTCGACTCCGGCGAGTACAAGACTGCCAAACTCAAACCATGGGCGGCTAGGCAGAAGGCGTCAACAAGGGCTGCTTGGGCGATTGGTGTGATGAGTGTCCTCGTAATGCTCGCTATAATCTTCGGTTTTATGTACTACTCACTTG ACAAGAAGACTGTGGTGATGTGA
- the LOC139115862 gene encoding glycine receptor subunit alphaZ1-like: MDYSIIIYFRQLWNDPRLQHNSPTITIDGDITRMFWTPDTYFENSKDEHIHISPKQNSLFQIQPNGDIFYSIRLSLKLSCSMNLNDFPFDCQYCGVTIMTYSHSTRDVIVRWLGDRESAVQIDDSVALPQYHIVGKTLKQGVNVYIPGNYSYIKAEFKLKREVGFYLLGTFIPSTGLVVISWLTFWIDPIGSPARATLGITTLLALITLSSLVKAGIPKVAYVTAIDIWLTACQMLVFVSLLEYALVYFMKKKGQRRSSKEGTQCNSREQRVNEPKMERSNGSDLSLFTLTTAYRSPSSNSIDLYPSQLEHGLWIESNQNAAANTHKSRHKEYNLPVMAYNIDRCCRVLFLASFLIFDVTYWIVCYKSLPWNH; this comes from the exons ATG GATTACTCTATCATAATATACTTCCGCCAGCTGTGGAATGACCCTAGGCTTCAGCATAATTCACCGACAATAACGATTGACGGAGACATTACCAGAATGTTTTGGACTCCGGACACCTACTTTGAAAACTCTAAGGACGAGCATATCCACATTTCACCAAAGCAGAATTCACTGTTTCAGATACAGCCGAACGGAGATATATTTTACAGTATAAG ACTGTCGCTAAAACTCTCTTGCAGCATGAACTTGAATGACTTTCCATTTGACTGCCAGTATTGTGGAGTAACTATCATGACGT ATTCACACTCCACTAGGGACGTTATCGTAAGATGGCTCGGTGACCGGGAGAGTGCAGTTCAGATAGACGACAGTGTCGCTCTTCCACAATATCACATAGTTGGCAAAACATTAAAACAAGGTGTGAATGTGTACATACCAG GAAACTACAGTTACATCAAAGCGGAGTTCAAGCTCAAGCGAGAGGTCGGCTTTTATCTCCTCGGGACGTTTATTCCAAGCACTGGTCTTGTTGTCATTTCTTGGTTAACCTTCTGGATAGACCCCATCGGGTCACCGGCGAGAGCAACGCTAGGGATAACGACGCTTCTAGCCCTGATTACATTGTCAAGTTTGGTGAAGGCTGGAATTCCAAAAGTTGCATATGTTacg GCAATCGACATATGGTTGACTGCATGCCAGATGCTAGTCTTCGTAAGTTTGCTTGAGTATGCTCTGGTTTATTTTATGAAGAAAAAAGGACAGCGCAGATCGTCAAAGGAAGGCACACAATGTAATTCTCGAGAG CAGCGAGTTAATGAGCCGAAAATGGAGAGATCGAATGGAAGCGACCTTTCACTGTTTACCCTAACAACCGCCTACAGATCCCCGTCGTCGAACTCAATCGACTTGTATCCATCGCAGCTGGAGCATGGGCTTTGGATAGAGTCAAATCAAAACGCGGCGGCGAACACACACAAGTCGCGGCACAAGGAGTATAACTTACCTGTGATGGCCTATAATATTGATAGATGTTGCAGGGTCCTCTTTCTGGCAAGTTTTCTGATATTCGACGTGACATATTGGATCGTCTGTTACAAGAGCTTACCTTGGAATCACTGA